From one Rhineura floridana isolate rRhiFlo1 chromosome 4, rRhiFlo1.hap2, whole genome shotgun sequence genomic stretch:
- the CMPK2 gene encoding UMP-CMP kinase 2, mitochondrial, whose translation MLPRRPLIPSLLLLRPWSTMAVPPEHASPVQTGWPERYFVAESSGSDLVHFTLTSDRERPANRARPRCFLPLPGRCYSFCVPAAQSPRQRVWAARLHRKLQQRLSQEPVAAGRKILALLSYGPQDAALERGFLVQDEQPLPNTERSLEELLRLVLPAPAHLSVYEEAKDGELWHALWRLQGAAEGKELVCRTRVVATEEPTLHPACRHLLDTAVFSSLETARRVLEECTSLIPEAKAVLDLVDKCPQHPKKGDFPVMVIEGLDATGKTTLTQALKDSLNAILLRSPPPCVSQWRKIFDDEPTLIRRAFYALTNYILASEIARESAKSPVIVDRYWHSTAAYAIATEISGKVQNLPPLHHQVYHWPEDLLKPDIVILLTVSPKERIRRLLGRGMKKTREETELEANRFFRQKVEESYRRMENPACQPVDARPSREEVLKAVLHLIKNQCHLL comes from the exons ATGCTACCACGCCGCCCTCTTATCCCCTCGTTGCTGCTCCTCCGACCCTGGTCTACCATGGCGGTGCCTCCTGAACACGCTTCTCCAGTCCAGACTGGCTGGCCAGAGCGCTACTTCGTCGCGGAATCCTCGGGCTCGGATCTAGTCCACTTCACCTTGACCAGCGACAGGGAGCGCCCCGCCAACCGTGCGCGGCCCCGATGCTTTTTGCCGCTTCCGGGAAGATGCTATTCCTTCTGCGTACCGGCCGCGCAAAGCCCCCGGCAGCGGGTCTGGGCTGCCAGGCTGCACAGAAAATTGCAGCAAAGGCTGAGCCAGGAGCCTGTCGCGGCTGGGAGGAAAATCCTAGCGCTCCTCTCTTACGGCCCCCAAGACGCTGCGCTGGAAAGAGGCTTCCTAGTGCAGGACGAGCAGCCGCTGCCGAATACCGAGCGCTCCTTGGAGGAGCTGCTGCGTCTCGTGCTGCCGGCTCCGGCTCACCTTTCTGTATACGAGGAGGCAAAAGACGGAGAGTTGTGGCATGCGCTCTGGCGCCTGCAGGGGGCAGCAGAGGGTAAAGAGCTGGTTTGCAGAACGCGCGTGGTTGCCACGGAGGAACCGACGCTCCATCCTGCCTGCCGTCATCTTCTTGACACCGCTGTGTTCAGCTCTCTGGAAACTGCGCGCAGGGTCCTAGAGGAG TGTACTTCTCTAATTCCTGAAGCTAAAGCTGTCCTTGATCTGGTGGATAAGTGCCCTCAgcatccaaagaaaggggattttcCTGTGATGGTTATTGAGGGACTGGATGCAACAG GAAAAACGACATTGACTCaggctttgaaggactcactgaaTGCCATTCTCTTGAGGTCTCCTCCACCTTGTGTCAGTCAGTGGAGAAAGATTTTTGATGATGAACCAACACTCATTCGGAGAGCATTTTATGCTCTGACCAACTACATACTTGCTTCTGAAATAGCCAGAGAATCTGCTAAGTCACCAGTGATTGTAGACAG GTACTGGCACAGCACTGCTGCATATGCAATTGCCACCGAAATAAGCGGGAAAGTGCAGAATCTCCCTCCACTTCATCACCAAGTATACCACTGGCCTGAAGACCTTCTAAAACCAGATATTGTCATACTGCTAACTGTTAGTCCCAAGGAAAGAATCCGGAGACTGCTGGGACGAGGGATGAAGAAAACAAGGGAGGAGACTGAGCTGGAAGCTAATCGTTTTTTCCGTCAAAA